In Paenibacillus ihbetae, the following are encoded in one genomic region:
- a CDS encoding energy-coupling factor transporter transmembrane component T family protein: MNLWNPVRITCLHRANPVVKLLLVCCLFLMTVLTHDIDFVAYQALIFMICLLALSGVRTWKMLLFFIPFLLAFISSSSSMMLFGKGETIWWEWGLFKVSEESFYRGLHLGFKGIAFACEGLLLVTTTSSVDLFYSLMQKLKLAPKYAYSFMASIRLLPMVWEEYVIRRQALKVRGVVPIRGVRGAVNRAGMYVVPLLAQSIRRAHRVAAAMEAKRFDGERGRRRTYFYPSRYSRYDLLTIALLAAAAYGAYAAAGHFPWFGIGDVRFD, translated from the coding sequence ATGAATCTATGGAATCCGGTCCGCATCACGTGCCTGCACCGGGCAAATCCGGTCGTGAAGCTGCTTCTCGTCTGCTGCCTGTTCCTGATGACGGTGCTGACGCACGACATTGATTTCGTGGCGTATCAGGCGCTGATCTTTATGATCTGCCTCCTGGCGCTGTCAGGTGTGCGCACATGGAAGATGCTGCTGTTCTTCATTCCATTTCTGCTCGCCTTCATCTCTTCCTCATCATCCATGATGCTGTTCGGGAAGGGAGAGACGATCTGGTGGGAATGGGGGCTGTTCAAGGTATCGGAGGAAAGCTTCTATCGTGGATTGCACCTCGGGTTTAAAGGAATCGCCTTCGCCTGCGAAGGGCTTCTGCTCGTGACGACGACGTCGTCGGTCGATTTGTTCTACAGCCTGATGCAAAAGCTGAAGCTTGCTCCCAAGTACGCCTACAGCTTTATGGCTTCCATCCGGCTTCTGCCGATGGTGTGGGAGGAATATGTGATCCGCCGGCAAGCGCTGAAGGTGCGGGGAGTGGTCCCGATCCGCGGCGTCCGCGGGGCGGTGAACCGGGCAGGGATGTACGTGGTGCCGCTTCTTGCACAGAGCATCCGCCGGGCGCACCGGGTTGCGGCGGCGATGGAAGCCAAGCGATTTGACGGTGAGCGGGGACGGCGCCGAACGTATTTTTACCCCTCGCGCTATTCCCGCTATGATCTGCTCACCATCGCGCTGCTTGCGGCGGCAGCATACGGCGCTTATGCCGCTGCGGGGCATTTTCCATGGTTTGGCATCGGGGATGTGCGCTTTGATTAG
- a CDS encoding TetR/AcrR family transcriptional regulator translates to MRERILKETMRLIQQKGFAFTVSDLAQGLAISKRTIYEHFSSKEEIVESIVDSLIQHIQQREREIAADGQLGVLEKIHQILICLPQEVEKMDMRLLTDLKKFHYNQWEKLDAFFREEWGIVSKLMEQGMAEGVIKPIPLPLFIDLYLGAIQQMYDSRATVKHQMPLGELLKSIMDILLFGIAAGQGKEK, encoded by the coding sequence ATGCGGGAGCGTATTTTGAAAGAAACGATGCGTTTGATCCAGCAGAAGGGCTTTGCCTTTACCGTCAGTGATCTGGCGCAGGGGCTTGCGATCAGCAAGCGGACCATTTATGAGCATTTTTCCTCCAAGGAAGAGATCGTCGAGTCGATCGTTGACAGCTTGATTCAGCATATCCAGCAGCGGGAGCGGGAAATTGCGGCGGACGGACAGTTGGGCGTTCTGGAGAAAATCCATCAAATCCTGATCTGCTTGCCCCAAGAGGTGGAGAAGATGGATATGCGCCTTTTGACGGACCTCAAAAAGTTTCATTATAACCAATGGGAGAAGCTGGACGCCTTTTTTAGAGAAGAGTGGGGCATCGTCAGCAAGCTGATGGAGCAGGGGATGGCGGAGGGCGTCATCAAGCCGATCCCGCTTCCGTTGTTTATCGATCTGTATCTGGGCGCAATCCAGCAAATGTACGACTCCCGGGCAACGGTGAAGCATCAGATGCCGCTTGGGGAGCTGCTGAAGTCGATCATGGATATTCTGCTGTTCGGCATCGCCGCGGGGCAGGGAAAGGAGAAGTGA
- a CDS encoding DMT family transporter: protein MHWFYLALAILFEVAGTINMKMSEGFTKLLPSVLLVVFYICSLSFLTLSLKQIEISVAYAIWSGLGIMIITLIGYSFFSEQINGLKIFSILLIIAGVVLLNLSGGAHAQEQPKAEETDVQAG, encoded by the coding sequence ATGCACTGGTTCTATTTAGCTCTGGCGATCTTGTTTGAAGTAGCCGGCACCATTAATATGAAAATGTCGGAGGGATTTACGAAGCTGCTGCCGAGCGTGCTGCTGGTCGTTTTTTATATATGCAGTCTGAGCTTTCTGACGCTGAGCCTGAAGCAGATCGAAATTTCGGTGGCGTACGCGATCTGGTCCGGCCTCGGCATTATGATCATCACGCTGATCGGATATTCGTTCTTTTCGGAACAAATTAACGGCTTGAAGATATTCTCGATTCTGCTGATCATTGCGGGTGTTGTGCTGCTGAACCTGTCGGGCGGCGCCCATGCGCAGGAACAGCCGAAGGCGGAGGAAACGGACGTTCAGGCGGGTTGA
- a CDS encoding LysE family transporter has protein sequence MNYSSFFIYCVIVAFSPGPSNIVILASVQQSGIKRTLRYIAGASIAFFLLIALSVVLGETLSSRLPFILPVLRIAGCLFMLYLAYQVYHMDVSNASTNRTASFASGFLMQFLNPKVVMFTLTVIPSYVMPYYTEGQVISAFVVAVSLIGLAAYMTWAVCGNLFQGVLQKYRRTTNTVLALFLLYSAIVVSDLPNLLKG, from the coding sequence ATGAACTATTCTTCGTTCTTTATTTATTGCGTTATCGTTGCGTTTTCTCCGGGGCCGTCGAATATCGTCATTCTGGCATCGGTCCAGCAGTCGGGGATCAAACGAACGCTCCGCTATATCGCCGGCGCCTCGATCGCTTTTTTCCTGTTGATTGCCCTATCTGTCGTCCTCGGCGAGACGCTGTCCTCTCGACTGCCGTTCATTCTGCCGGTGCTGCGGATTGCAGGCTGTCTGTTCATGCTGTATCTGGCGTACCAGGTATACCATATGGACGTTTCCAACGCGTCAACAAACCGAACGGCGTCCTTCGCGTCGGGTTTTTTGATGCAGTTTCTGAATCCGAAGGTCGTGATGTTTACACTTACGGTCATTCCGAGCTACGTCATGCCATACTATACCGAGGGGCAGGTCATTTCCGCCTTCGTTGTCGCCGTTTCGCTGATCGGGCTGGCTGCGTATATGACCTGGGCGGTGTGCGGCAATCTGTTTCAGGGCGTTCTGCAAAAATACCGGAGAACGACCAACACGGTCTTGGCTTTGTTCCTGCTGTACTCGGCCATCGTCGTGTCGGACTTACCGAATCTTCTGAAGGGGTGA
- a CDS encoding AraC family transcriptional regulator — protein MERFIYKKACGITALSASFTDFKYKKHYHEEYALGVTLRGIQKYSLDGSQQASYQSGVMLFQPEQSHDGWSQERTGIDYVMIYIHPQLFHELIQKKDIIRFHSPIVYDAGLRQSILNVTRAIFTGKPDALCSELLLELAGHFNEDILRSEGKRDSGFAKKAKALMQEHLDQVLRLDEISQAFGMSKYQFIRTFKANSGMSPYQYYLNCKVEWAKHLIEDSRDVYLAVSQCGFTDLAHLNRHFKNVYGTTAYDYMSHFGG, from the coding sequence ATGGAGCGGTTTATCTATAAAAAAGCGTGCGGCATCACGGCGCTGTCCGCGAGCTTTACCGATTTCAAATATAAGAAGCATTACCACGAGGAGTACGCCCTTGGCGTCACCCTGCGCGGGATTCAAAAGTATTCGCTCGACGGAAGCCAGCAAGCTTCCTATCAGAGCGGCGTGATGCTGTTTCAACCGGAACAGAGCCATGACGGCTGGTCCCAGGAGCGTACGGGCATCGACTATGTGATGATCTACATCCATCCGCAGCTGTTTCATGAGCTGATTCAGAAGAAGGACATCATCCGCTTCCATTCGCCGATCGTGTATGACGCCGGCCTAAGACAGAGTATACTTAATGTCACGCGGGCGATATTCACCGGCAAGCCGGATGCGCTGTGCAGTGAGCTGCTGCTGGAGCTGGCGGGGCATTTTAATGAAGACATTTTGAGGTCAGAAGGCAAGCGGGACAGCGGATTTGCCAAGAAAGCCAAGGCGCTGATGCAGGAGCATCTGGATCAAGTGCTGCGATTGGATGAAATCAGCCAGGCGTTCGGCATGTCCAAATATCAGTTCATCCGCACCTTTAAAGCGAACAGCGGCATGTCGCCTTACCAATATTACTTAAACTGCAAGGTGGAATGGGCTAAGCATCTCATCGAGGACAGCCGCGACGTATATCTCGCGGTTTCCCAATGCGGCTTTACGGATCTGGCACACTTGAACCGGCATTTCAAGAACGTGTACGGCACGACGGCCTATGATTACATGTCCCATTTTGGGGGATAA
- a CDS encoding YvaD family protein, with the protein MNRTLKSLMLATDIGFILYWLLIGLSLIPKEYLYQDYDNPLLVAWNLSFLPLDLLISGTGLWSMYLYRKGNYKWQPWCLVSLVLTFCSGLQAIAFWSIRLDFDLFWWLPNLFLMLYPLFFLPRLIGSGRSVTGKETVAL; encoded by the coding sequence ATGAACCGAACATTAAAATCACTGATGCTCGCTACCGATATCGGATTTATCCTGTATTGGCTGCTCATCGGCCTCAGCCTGATTCCGAAGGAGTATCTGTATCAGGATTATGACAATCCGCTGCTGGTGGCGTGGAATTTATCGTTCCTTCCGCTGGATCTGCTGATCTCCGGAACCGGCTTATGGAGCATGTATCTCTATAGGAAAGGTAATTATAAATGGCAGCCGTGGTGTCTGGTTTCGCTTGTGCTGACGTTTTGCTCAGGGCTGCAGGCCATTGCATTTTGGAGCATCCGGCTTGATTTCGATCTCTTCTGGTGGCTGCCGAATCTGTTCCTGATGCTGTATCCGCTCTTCTTCCTGCCGAGGCTGATCGGAAGCGGACGTTCTGTGACCGGGAAGGAGACGGTGGCGCTATGA
- a CDS encoding TetR/AcrR family transcriptional regulator: MKDKIAQAAIQEIAQRGLKFSIRDVAGRLGISTKTLYQHFESKEELVDHIVVQSIGNMMAEEEKLMKDDSIPLADKLFRALTLLPQGVAFHDIRVMKELELRYPEQWRQIDAYMNTGWENIRLIIHEGAAAGIFRPFDVELFIQVYVGALYQLIDQYASGGRLTLQQALEQMVDFLMEGIRSPANR, from the coding sequence ATGAAGGACAAAATCGCCCAGGCCGCCATTCAGGAAATCGCCCAGCGTGGACTGAAGTTCTCCATTCGGGATGTTGCAGGCCGTCTCGGGATCAGCACGAAGACCCTGTATCAGCATTTTGAATCCAAGGAGGAATTGGTCGACCATATCGTGGTCCAGTCCATCGGGAATATGATGGCGGAGGAGGAGAAGCTGATGAAGGACGATTCGATTCCTCTAGCGGATAAGCTGTTCCGGGCATTAACGCTCCTTCCGCAAGGCGTCGCCTTCCACGATATTCGCGTGATGAAGGAATTGGAGCTCCGGTACCCGGAGCAGTGGAGGCAAATCGATGCCTACATGAATACAGGCTGGGAGAATATCCGGCTGATTATTCACGAGGGGGCTGCTGCAGGCATCTTTCGTCCTTTTGATGTCGAGCTGTTCATTCAGGTATATGTAGGGGCATTATATCAGCTGATCGACCAGTATGCTTCCGGTGGCCGGCTGACGCTGCAGCAAGCACTGGAGCAGATGGTTGACTTCTTGATGGAAGGCATCCGTTCGCCCGCTAACCGTTAA
- a CDS encoding ImmA/IrrE family metallo-endopeptidase: protein MDDLLQPLIRQLVRKHHTNCPFEIAASLGIHIRYADLGKTTKGLYFRKLRRRFIVIHSQLPPQWQRFVCAHELGHDRLHKGISRFFLEEHSYFSPGKLERQANRFAVALLTADLTIGPGESLHEFYLRAGIPQEMLLFFRL, encoded by the coding sequence ATGGATGATCTTTTACAACCGTTAATCCGTCAGCTTGTCAGAAAACATCATACCAACTGCCCCTTCGAAATTGCGGCTTCGCTCGGCATTCATATCCGGTACGCGGACCTCGGCAAGACAACGAAGGGGCTGTACTTCCGCAAATTAAGACGCAGGTTTATCGTCATTCATAGTCAACTGCCGCCGCAGTGGCAGCGCTTCGTCTGCGCCCATGAGCTCGGTCACGATCGGCTCCATAAGGGAATCAGCCGATTTTTCCTTGAGGAGCATTCCTACTTCAGTCCGGGCAAGCTTGAACGTCAGGCGAATCGGTTTGCGGTTGCGTTATTGACGGCGGATTTGACCATTGGCCCGGGAGAGTCGTTGCATGAGTTCTACCTTCGGGCAGGCATTCCACAGGAAATGCTTTTATTTTTTAGACTTTAA